The Kaistella daneshvariae genomic sequence ACCGGGTTCACTTTTCCGGGCATAATTGAAGAGCCCGGCTGCATCGGCGGCAGATTAATTTCAAAAAATCCTGCTCTTGGCCCCGAAGAAAGCAATCGTAAATCATTACAGATTTTCGAAAGTTTTACTGCCAATCTTTTCAATGCTGATGAGTAGATGACGTAAGAACCGGTGTCAGGCGTAGCTTCCACTAAATTCGGTGCGGAAACGATGGAATATCCTGTAATCTGAGCTAAATTTTTAGCACATAAATTCGCGTAACCTACGGGAGCATTAAGCCCGGTTCCTATCGCCGTTGCGCCCATATTGATTTCTACGAAAAGATTGGCGTTGTTGTTCAGTTTTGAAATATCTTCTTCTAAAGTTGCTGCGAACGCTTCAAACTCCTGACCCAAACTCATCGGAACGGCGTCCTGAAGCTGGGTTCTTCCCATTTTGATAACGGAAGAAAATTCCTTCCCTTTTTCGCGGAAAGCCGCCACGATTTCAACCAGTTTTTTAACCAGATCAGCGTTCATTGCCAGCAAAGCCATTTTCAGCGCCGTCGGATAAGCGTCGTTGGTGGACTGCGAAAGATTGATGTGGTCGTTCGGTGAGCAGTAGCTGTATTCGCCTTTTAGGTGACCCAATTTTTCGATGACGCGGTTGGCAATAACTTCATTCGCATTCATATTTACCGAAGTTCCGGCGCCACCCTGAATCATATCAATTGGGAATTCTTCGTGCAAATTGCCGGAGATAATTTCGTCGCAAGTTTCGGCGATGGCGAGGTATAAATTCTCATCGAGCAAGCCCAATTCGTAATTGGTTTTTGCGGCTGCTTTTTTTACCGCCGCCAAAGCATTTATCATTTGTGGATACGAAGAAAGCTTTTGGCCGGAAATCTTGAAGTTTTCAATCGCGCGCTGCGTTTGCACTCCGTAATAGGCGTTGGCAGGAACATTTAATGGACCTAACAAATCACTTTCTACTCTGAAATCTTCCATAATTTTTGAAAAGTTTTGATTTTCTAATTTTTATTAAAGTGGTTGCTTACTGTTTTTTTTACAATGAGAAGAATTTGAAAAAAAAGGCTATTTAACCGGGTATTTTTGGTTTAAAGCCTGCAGGATCGCCCAGGTCTCAGCATCCATTAAACCATTATAATTCTGCGGGCGGAAATGATACTGGAAAGCTTCCACCGTTTTTTTCGTTGCGTCATCGTAGGTTCCGGTTGGTAAAAGATCGTAACCGAAATTTTTCAGCGCCGTTTGAACTTTAAAAACGAATGACGGCACCGTCATTTGCAGCGTATAGTCCTCTAAAACTGCCGAATCATAAAATACCTGCTTTGCACCTTCGTCATACCACATTCCAAGCTGATGTTCCTCATAAAGCTGCTTCCAAGGGAACTTCGGTCCCGGATCCGATTTTCTGGTTGGTGCAATATCTGAATGAGCTAAAATATTGGTGGGCGGAATCATATAACGCGACGCTATATCTTTCACTAAAGCCGCAATTTTCTCCACCTGAGCGGGTGAAAAATCAGGAAATACTTTCGTGCCTGAAGAATCCACTTTATAACCACCGTTCACGATTTCAATACCGATTGACGTATCGTTTAAACTTTTATCGTTTCTCCACGCACTGATTCCGGCGTGGTAGGCACGTTTATTTTCATCGACCAACTGGTAAATTTCGCGGTCGTTTTGGTCATTAACCAAATAATGCGCGCTTACACTTTGCTGCGTAAGCACTGTAACCGATTTATCTTCGTCTAAAGCCGTATAATGAAGAATGATATATTTTTGGCGAAAATTCTGTGCGATAGCAGGGAAAAAAGTTTTCACCACTTTATAGCGATGCGGTTCCGCGGAAACGATGGAACCGTAACTGATGGTATTATCGTTTTTTGTAATGTCGGCGATATTTTCCCTAAAAAAATCTTCACCACTTTCACGGTGAATTTTTGGTTTTGGCGGCGCTTCTGCGGTCTTTTGTGGTACAACTTTGGGTAGCGTGGGCTTTGTTTGAACATTCTGTGGATTTTTTTGTGATCCACAAGAAATTATTAGAAAACCTAAGGATATGAAAGCTAACGAATTACGCATAAATTTCTTTATAATTTGAATTTAGAGGTAAAAATACGAATATTTTTTAGGAAAAATCTTTGGATTATTACTAAAACTCTTTTATATTTGCACTCGCAATTACAGAAAAGAAGTTCTTTAAATATTGCAAAGGAGA encodes the following:
- the aspA gene encoding aspartate ammonia-lyase, which produces MEDFRVESDLLGPLNVPANAYYGVQTQRAIENFKISGQKLSSYPQMINALAAVKKAAAKTNYELGLLDENLYLAIAETCDEIISGNLHEEFPIDMIQGGAGTSVNMNANEVIANRVIEKLGHLKGEYSYCSPNDHINLSQSTNDAYPTALKMALLAMNADLVKKLVEIVAAFREKGKEFSSVIKMGRTQLQDAVPMSLGQEFEAFAATLEEDISKLNNNANLFVEINMGATAIGTGLNAPVGYANLCAKNLAQITGYSIVSAPNLVEATPDTGSYVIYSSALKRLAVKLSKICNDLRLLSSGPRAGFFEINLPPMQPGSSIMPGKVNPVIPEVVNQVCYKVIGNDLTVTFAAEAGQLQLNVMEPVLSHSIMESINFLGNALDTLREKCVTGITANKDVCLNMVRNSIGIVTALNPYIGYKNSTEIAKEALETGRSVYDLVLERGILSEERLNEILDPENMLKPHLPM
- a CDS encoding N-acetylmuramoyl-L-alanine amidase, giving the protein MRNSLAFISLGFLIISCGSQKNPQNVQTKPTLPKVVPQKTAEAPPKPKIHRESGEDFFRENIADITKNDNTISYGSIVSAEPHRYKVVKTFFPAIAQNFRQKYIILHYTALDEDKSVTVLTQQSVSAHYLVNDQNDREIYQLVDENKRAYHAGISAWRNDKSLNDTSIGIEIVNGGYKVDSSGTKVFPDFSPAQVEKIAALVKDIASRYMIPPTNILAHSDIAPTRKSDPGPKFPWKQLYEEHQLGMWYDEGAKQVFYDSAVLEDYTLQMTVPSFVFKVQTALKNFGYDLLPTGTYDDATKKTVEAFQYHFRPQNYNGLMDAETWAILQALNQKYPVK